In one Nostoc sp. KVJ3 genomic region, the following are encoded:
- the iscB gene encoding RNA-guided endonuclease IscB, with protein MSKVFVLDTEKRPLNPIHSAQARQLLRNKKAAVFRRFPFTIILKESRPDASVSELRLKIDPGAKVTGIALVNDSTGEVVFAAELKHRGFAIRDAINSRRQLRRGRRARKTRYRQPRLLNRTRPPGWLPPSLQSRVDNIKTLVDKLRRFAPITAISQELVRFDMQLMRNPDIQGNEYQQGTLQGFETREYLLEKWNRECAYCGIKDIPLQIEHIHPRAKGGSNSITNLTLSCEKCNIKKGTKDIKEFLKKDPSRQELILKQSKRPLADAAAVNTTRFALLNALKATGLTVETGSGGLTKFNRSQQNLSKTHWLDAACVGKSTPILNIKGIKPLLITANGHGTRQMCGTDRFGFPTRHRTNKQIHFGFQTGDIIKAIVTNGKKVGVYIGRVLCRATGSFDISTNAGRVSGISHKYCSPIHKKDGYSYAF; from the coding sequence ATGTCCAAAGTTTTTGTTTTAGACACAGAAAAAAGACCATTAAACCCAATTCACTCTGCACAAGCAAGACAATTATTAAGGAACAAAAAAGCAGCAGTATTTAGACGATTTCCTTTCACCATTATCTTGAAGGAATCTAGACCTGATGCATCTGTATCTGAACTCAGATTAAAGATTGACCCTGGTGCAAAAGTTACCGGGATTGCATTAGTTAACGATTCTACTGGCGAAGTTGTTTTTGCTGCTGAATTAAAGCACAGAGGTTTTGCAATCAGAGATGCAATAAATTCTAGACGACAATTAAGGCGGGGTAGACGCGCTAGGAAAACGCGGTATCGTCAACCTAGATTATTAAACAGAACCCGTCCACCAGGATGGCTACCACCAAGTTTACAAAGTCGGGTTGACAATATTAAAACCCTCGTTGATAAGTTACGCCGATTTGCACCAATCACAGCTATTAGTCAAGAGCTAGTACGGTTTGATATGCAGTTGATGCGGAATCCAGATATTCAAGGGAATGAATATCAACAAGGTACGCTACAGGGTTTTGAGACTCGTGAATACTTGCTTGAAAAATGGAATAGAGAATGTGCTTATTGTGGGATTAAAGATATTCCTTTGCAAATAGAACACATTCACCCAAGAGCGAAAGGAGGTTCTAACTCAATCACAAACCTGACACTGAGTTGCGAAAAATGTAACATTAAAAAGGGGACTAAAGATATCAAAGAATTTCTTAAAAAAGATCCTTCAAGGCAAGAGTTAATCCTGAAACAATCCAAAAGACCATTGGCAGACGCAGCCGCAGTAAACACAACTAGATTCGCATTATTGAATGCATTAAAGGCAACTGGGCTAACAGTAGAAACAGGTTCAGGAGGTTTAACTAAATTCAATCGCAGTCAACAGAATCTATCTAAAACTCACTGGTTAGATGCAGCTTGTGTTGGTAAGTCAACACCAATTCTCAATATCAAAGGTATTAAACCATTGTTGATTACTGCCAATGGGCATGGTACTCGCCAAATGTGCGGTACTGATAGGTTTGGGTTTCCAACTCGACATCGCACAAATAAACAAATCCATTTTGGTTTTCAAACAGGAGACATTATTAAAGCCATTGTTACTAATGGCAAAAAAGTAGGCGTTTATATTGGGCGTGTTTTATGTCGTGCAACAGGTAGTTTTGATATTTCTACCAATGCGGGAAGAGTATCGGGTATTAGTCATAAATATTGTTCACCAATTCATAAGAAGGATGGATACAGTTATGCTTTTTGA
- a CDS encoding glutathione S-transferase family protein, translating to MKLYEFAPTRSIRVRWVLQELGVEFEAISINMQAGEHRTPDFLTINPTGKLPVLIDGEHIITESVAIALYLGEKYPESNLVPTDLLLRAQLYRWLLFTATELEQPLWRIARHTFIYPEELRLPAEIPLARQDFTSMAVVLENHLLDRQFVVGEHVTVADFVLAYTLDWANEVQLLATFPTLVDYMERMYKRPKASGRIAAALASLNQTSQ from the coding sequence ATGAAACTCTATGAATTTGCTCCCACGCGATCAATTCGAGTTCGCTGGGTTCTCCAGGAACTTGGGGTAGAATTTGAAGCAATCTCCATCAACATGCAGGCAGGTGAACACCGTACACCCGATTTTCTCACCATCAATCCCACTGGCAAGCTCCCTGTACTCATCGATGGCGAACATATCATCACTGAATCCGTAGCCATTGCTTTGTACCTCGGTGAGAAGTACCCAGAATCTAACCTAGTACCTACAGACTTGCTTCTGCGAGCACAGCTTTATCGTTGGCTCCTCTTTACTGCCACCGAATTGGAACAGCCGCTATGGCGTATCGCTCGCCACACGTTTATATACCCAGAAGAGTTGAGATTGCCTGCTGAAATACCTCTCGCTCGGCAAGACTTCACCAGTATGGCTGTCGTTTTAGAGAACCATCTGTTGGATCGGCAGTTTGTAGTGGGTGAACACGTCACAGTGGCTGATTTTGTGCTTGCTTACACACTGGATTGGGCGAACGAAGTTCAGCTACTCGCCACTTTCCCCACGCTGGTGGACTACATGGAACGAATGTACAAACGACCAAAGGCATCTGGGCGAATCGCAGCTGCACTTGCAAGTCTCAATCAGACCTCACAATGA